A genome region from Penicillium psychrofluorescens genome assembly, chromosome: 3 includes the following:
- a CDS encoding uncharacterized protein (ID:PFLUO_004976-T1.cds;~source:funannotate) — protein MVHWDSMGGSSDPLLRPDVYTDLLTFAFSGPKPYNQSQPLFIDAEDPSRSFTALQFRQLVRTLIAGFKAHNVQPGDCVLLHLGNSILYPALFFGIIGAGGIYMGSNPRSQPQELDHIVGLADPKLILTTRDALPMVNEVATARGIHPGQVCLVDERAVDYCAQLFLSYELGYPAGNHIGMTGEDARHFNFAHLICYGEGDWPVFNDPGTVQSTPAAMFSTSGTGGLPKAAVLSHHAIVSHHRSIQYDVPYPVSRLMSLPMFHLFGALWTHLFPVRYGHPLFVLPRFEMNQFLATVRQYRISETYLVPAIIHSVNQSSMPVADYLGSLRYVGIAGAPIDAQSVQHFRSHLHAHASACQLWGMTEVGVTFQHRYGQRSNAGSIGTRLPGYQVRLVDHEGNVVREDERAGELWVRGAGLLLGYKGRRDAKDQKGWFRTGDVAYVKNGQYFIVGRTKELIKVRGWQVAPAEVEAVLLQHPGISDAAVTGVNLKDGSGEVPRAFVVRSRDPKVARLTADEVYTFARKRLASYKALDGGVLFVEEIPRTASGKTQRFKLSQMNSYREMMASMLSRFDGHGSSRPDMSSVGVHAQEGRVAV, from the exons ATGGTCCACTGGGACTCAATGGGTGGCAGTTCGGACCCTCTGCTCCGTCCGGATGTCTACACGGACCTTTTAACCTTTGCCTTCTCTGGCCCCAAGCCCTACAACCAGAGTCAGCCATTGTTCATTGATGCCGAGGATCCCTCTCGGTCTTTTACAGCCCTCCAGTTCCGCCAACTGGTCCGGACGCTGATTGCGGGCTTCAAGGCCCACAATGTGCAGCCGGGGGATTGtgtgctgctgcatctgggGAACAGC ATCTTGTACCCCGCGCTATTCTTCGGCATTATCGGCGCCGGTGGTATCTATATGGGCTCCAACCCACGTAGCCAGCCTCAGGAACTGGACCACATCGTCGGCCTCGCCGACCCCAAGCTGATCCTCACCACGCGCGATGCGCTGCCCATGGTGAACGAGGTGGCTACCGCTCGCGGCATCCATCCCGGCCAGGTGTGCCTGGTGGACGAACGCGCGGTCGACTATTGCGCGCAGCTCTTCCTGTCGTACGAGCTGGGATACCCAGCCGGGAACCACATCGGCATGACCGGCGAGGACGCACGGCACTTCAACTTCGCCCACCTGATCTGCTACGGGGAGGGCGACTGGCCCGTCTTCAATGATCCCGGCACGGTCCAGTCCACGCCGGCAGCCATGTTTTCGACCAGCGGCACGGGTGGTCTCCCCAAGGCCGCCGTCCTCTCGCACCATGCGATCGTGTCCCACCACCGCTCCATCCAGTACGACGTGCCCTACCCGGTCAGTCGTCTCATGTCCCTGCCCATGTTCCATCTCTTCGGCGCCCTGTGGACCCACCTGTTCCCCGTGCGATACGGCCACCCGCTCTTCGTCCTGCCGCGTTTCGAGATGAACCAGTTCCTCGCGACTGTGCGCCAGTACCGTATCTCCGAGACCTACCTGGTGCCCGCCATCATCCACTCTGTCAACCAGTCCTCCATGCCCGTGGCCGACTATCTCGGCTCGTTGCGCTATGTGGGCATCGCTGGCGCCCCCATCGACGCCCAGTCCGTCCAGCACTTCCGCAGCCACCTGCATGCCCACGCGTCGGCCTGTCAGCTCTGGGGCATGACGGAGGTGGGCGTCACCTTCCAGCATCGCTATGGTCAGCGCAGCAATGCGGGCAGCATCGGCACTCGGCTGCCTGGATATCAGGTCCGTCTGGTCGATCACGAGGGTAATGTCGTGCGTGAGGATGAACGCGCCGGCGAGTTGTGGGTCCGCGGTGCGGGCCTGCTCCTGGGCTACAAGGGCCGTCGAGACGCAAAGGACCAGAAAGGGTGGTTTCGCACGGGCGACGTGGCATACGTCAAGAACGGCCAGTATTTCATTGTGGGACGGACCAAGGAACTCATCAAAGTGCGCGG ATGGCAAGTTGCCCCAGCCGAGGTGGAAGCCGTGCTACTGCAGCACCCGGGCAtcagcgacgccgccgtAACAGGTGTCAACCTCAAAGACGGCAGCGGCGAAGTGCCGCGCGCGTTTGTTGTGCGCTCGCGCGATCCCAAGGTAGCGCGCCTGACAGCCGATGAAGTGTACACGTTTGCGCGCAAGCGACTGGCGAGCTACAAGGCCCTGGACGGCGGGGTGCTCTTCGTGGAGGAAATCCCGCGCACGGCCAGCGGCAAGACCCAGCGTTTCAAGCTGTCGCAGATGAACTCGTAccgggagatgatggcctCGATGCTCTCCCGTTTCGACGGCCACGGCTCCTCTCGCCCGGATATGTCCAGTGTGGGCGTGCACGCGCAGGAAGGCCGCGTCGCAGTCTGA
- a CDS encoding uncharacterized protein (ID:PFLUO_004975-T1.cds;~source:funannotate) — protein MTFQLYIPENLEFRDYIAIVQTARTFADGYDRKDAVRLRAVLGPQIDVDYRVVSDAIPNKTYTREEFIAGFLSPERLGNEKLLTQHLLGQGYFKSVSASEIVVEWQQIAGHGRWIDGSPPSKKQVDRTCDGKSYMEQRYTKIDGYWKIAGLKPSLLYGVGELEDLVAEQ, from the exons ATGACCTTTCAGCTTTACATTCCCGAGAACCTTGAGTTCCGCGACTATATCGCCATTGTCCAGACAGCGCGCACTTTCGCCGATGGCTACGATAGGAAG GATGCAGTGCGTCTACGCGCCGTACTGGGCCCCCAAATCGACGTCGACTACCGAGTTGTCTCAGACGCGATCCCGAACAAGACTTATACCCGGGAGGAATTCATCGCCGGATTTCTGTCACCCGAGCGACTGGGCAATGAAAAACTGCTCACGCAGCACCTGCTGGGTCAAGGTTATTTCAAGTCTGTCTCGGCAAGCGAGATTGTGGTCGAGTGGCAGCAGATTGCCGGTCATGGGAGATGGATCGACGGCTCTCCCCCTTCGAAAAAGCAAGTGGATAGGACCTGTGATGGAAAGTCTTATATGGAACAGAGATATACTAAGATCGATGGATATTGGAAAATTGCGGGGTTGAAGCCTTCGCTTTTGTATGGGGTTGGAGAGCTTGAGGATCTTGTTGCTGAGCAGTGA
- a CDS encoding uncharacterized protein (ID:PFLUO_004973-T1.cds;~source:funannotate): MKDPKPRVIYLLTYPRTASNLLTHTLSLDRQPNTISPWSGGYFFRPVVVNNTLPYPGKHVQSWTKAERAHAAKVYQSCYDDLCAWIDKARAENKTLFLKEHVRFMVDPTALSAFVHGDDTVCEAPWTVQSPKDGFQETHSRMNKTILPDRVLAEGRHIFLIRHPALTVPSYYRAFVDLHGPEAVIKEEVRLTANITLHWTRCVYDWLKSIKTGSDAVQPMILDGDDIITNPQLLTELCESTKLQFEWAPATKSELDQLPDSTMRRMRGTLFASSGVMKEKAWNGNRCIEEEAHKWRDEFGDYGAEWIEKWVRKSMPDYEFLKARRFLGKD, encoded by the coding sequence ATGAAGGACCCTAAACCCCGAGTCATCTATCTCCTCACGTATCCGCGTACGGCATCGAACCTGCTCACCCACACTCTATCACTCGATCGGCAACCCAATACTATATCTCCCTGGAGCGGAGGTTACTTTTTTCGCCCAGTGGTCGTCAATAACACGCTCCCCTACCCGGGCAAACATGTTCAAAGCTGGACGAAGGCGGAGCGGGCCCACGCCGCCAAGGTCTACCAGTCCTGTTACGATGACCTATGCGCGTGGATCGACAAGGCACGAGCCGAGAACAAAACTCTCTTCCTCAAAGAGCATGTCCGGTTCATGGTGGACCCGACAGCGTTGAGCGCATTCGTGCATGGAGACGATACTGTGTGTGAGGCGCCATGGACGGTGCAGAGTCCCAAAGATGGGTTTCAAGAGACGCATTCCCGAATGAATAAAACAATACTTCCCGATCGAGTTCTGGCAGAAGGGCGTCATATCTTTCTCATTCGGCATCCGGCCCTCACGGTTCCGTCGTATTACCGGGCCTTTGTTGACCTCCACGGCCCGGAAGCTGTTATAAAAGAGGAAGTTAGGTTGACGGCCAACATCACTCTACACTGGACACGGTGTGTCTATGACTGGCTAAAGTCCATAAAAACAGGCTCCGATGCGGTCCAGCCCATGATTCTAGACGGGGATGATATCATCACAAATCCGCAGTTGTTGACGGAGTTGTGTGAATCCACAAAGCTGCAGTTTGAGTGGGCCCCGGCGACCAAATCGGAACTTGATCAGCTTCCAGATTCAACGATGAGGAGAATGCGAGGAACGCTCTTCGCTTCTTCCGGCGTTATGAAAGAGAAGGCTTGGAACGGCAACCGCTGTAttgaggaagaagcgcacaAGTGGAGGGACGAATTTGGAGACTACGGAGCAGAGTGGATCGAAAAATGGGTTCGAAAGTCAATGCCAGATTATGAGTTTCTGAAAGCAAGGAGGTTTTTGGGCAAAGATTAG
- a CDS encoding uncharacterized protein (ID:PFLUO_004971-T1.cds;~source:funannotate), which produces MPDPTPVLVTGAAGAVGGVGRHVVTLLRASNVPVRAVVRRDDDRAAQLRDLGAEVVIADLTKSEQVFPLLAGCKRIFFSTSVSSQYLESTMVMAASARAQGDIELLVNMSQMSVSEIDLTHVTESPQHRLQFLSEQALNWSGVPVTHLRATAFQENPLFWGYAAKSIETTGTVSMPFGKSRVNPIAAKDVSEVAATVLMNPSKYAGQVLELTGPKSVNMYDQVAEYSTALGRDISYVPVSLDEWKEMVQKSTGSDHTDHHITTMAKLHAEGRYDRYTVSVKEILGRPAMSLSETIKNDRSHFPVS; this is translated from the coding sequence atgCCAGATCCAACACCCGTGCTCgtcaccggcgccgccggtgcAGTCGGGGGAGTAGGCCGGCACGTAGTCACCCTCCTCCGAGCCTCCAACGTCCCCGTCCGAGCAGTGGTTCGCCGAGATGACGACcgcgccgcccagctccgcGACCTAGGTGCAGAGGTCGTGATCGCCGACCTCACCAAATCCGAACAAGTCTTCCCTCTCCTTGCGGGATGCAAGCGCATTTTCTTCAGCACAAGCGTCTCATCCCAGTACCTCGAGTCGACGATGGTcatggcggcgtcggcgcgGGCTCAGGGCGATATCGAGCTGCTTGTCAATATGTCCCAGATGTCAGTCTCCGAGATAGATCTGACGCATGTCACCGAGTCGCCGCAGCATAGACTGCAATTTCTAAGCGAGCAGGCTCTGAACTGGTCCGGCGTGCCGGTGACGCATTTACGGGCGACAGCGTTTCAGGAGAATCCACTGTTTTGGGGTTATGCGGCCAAGAGCATTGAGACAACGGGGACGGTGAGCATGCCGTTTGGGAAGAGCCGAGTGAATCCCATTGCTGCGAAGGACGTGAGTGAAGTCGCTGCGACGGTCCTGATGAACCCCTCGAAATATGCGGGCCAAGTTTTGGAGTTGACCGGTCCGAAATCGGTCAATATGTACGACCAGGTCGCGGAGTACTCCACCGCACTGGGCCGGGACATCTCCTACGTGCCAGTGTCGTTGGAcgagtggaaggagatggtcCAGAAAAGCACCGGCTCGGACCACACGGATCATCATATCacgaccatggccaagttACATGCTGAGGGGCGGTATGACAGGTATACGGTTTCcgtcaaggagatcctggGCCGGCCGGCGATGAGTCTTTCCGAGACCATCAAGAACGACCGAAGTCACTTTCCAGTCAGCTGA
- a CDS encoding uncharacterized protein (ID:PFLUO_004972-T1.cds;~source:funannotate), producing MGTAVLSSLFTVDEKSLCREDGEQTQSKLQVFEYNDERHAECLEDLKIGEHGYKYRLLEGRVMPPYVTPNRYLLSRRIETKTSDICFISFPKSGSTWLSYILVLMTENQSTSLRDSLHWVESSWTYPRSEEDLRKASDPRIFKSHMPYDMALGGVPANNPCRYIYIARNPKDVITSYFHFEKGKSWAGYYEGDWDHWFEQFVKGRVQRGDWFHHVLSWWEHRDSDNILFLKYEDLKKDTAAALKRIAAFLNIELSAAKINDILERVQFQTMKSDDVLGDVKEFDKFFRKGTVGSWKEQFTVSQNEFFDELCREKFAGTGLTFDGM from the coding sequence ATGGGAACCGCCGTCCTATCCAGCCTCTTCACTGTCGATGAAAAAAGCCTCTGCCGTGAAGACGGCGAGCAGACGCAATCCAAGCTCCAGGTCTTTGAGTACAACGACGAGCGGCACGCCGAATGTTTGGAGGACTTGAAGATTGGCGAGCACGGGTACAAATACCGGTTGCTGGAGGGTCGAGTCATGCCTCCGTACGTCACACCTAATCGATACTTGCTTTCGCGACGGATCGAGACCAAGACCTCGGAtatctgcttcatctccttccccAAATCCGGCTCAACTTGGCTTTCATACATCCTGGTCCTCATGACCGAGAATCAAAGCACCTCTCTGCGCGACTCGCTCCATTGGGTGGAAAGCAGCTGGACGTATCCGcgaagcgaagaagatctCCGAAAAGCGAGCGACCCTCGCATTTTCAAGTCCCATATGCCCTACGACATGGCATTGGGCGGAGTGCCGGCAAACAATCCTTGTCGATATATTTATATCGCGCGGAACCCTAAGGACGTGATCACTTCGTACTTCCACTTCGAGAAGGGGAAAAGTTGGGCGGGATACTACGAGGGTGATTGGGACCACTGGTTTGAGCAGTTTGTCAAGGGGCGGGTCCAGCGAGGGGATTGGTTCCATCATGTGTTGAGCTGGTGGGAGCACCGGGACAGTGACAACATTCTGTTTCTGAAGTATGAGGATCTCAAGAAGGACACAGCCGCGGCTCTGAAACGCATTGCTGCTTTTTTGAACATCGAGCTAAGTGCGGCCAAAATCAATGACATTCTAGAGAGGGTCCAGTTCCAGACTATGAAGTCGGATGATGTATTGGGAGATGTTAAAGAATTTGACAAGTTCTTTCGCAAGGGCACGGTTGGGTCATGGAAAGAGCAGTTCACCGTTTCTCAGAATGAGTTTTTCGATGAGCTTTGCCGGGAGAAATTTGCCGGCACTGGGTTGACATTTGATGGAATGTAA
- a CDS encoding uncharacterized protein (ID:PFLUO_004977-T1.cds;~source:funannotate), whose product MSVSVKTIDIAMPPEAKFNSPSPSEVTLTDGSDITKLEKYRSEELGSVDLESPSDEKRLDLEAQTVKPKRLAAFRYTALNLYRRLFTLVVLANIAVFVAVMTADRKLLALVNATAGNLLACGLARQPLVVNTIFWVVCSMPRSSPMFLRRMAAKVYHYGGVHSGCGIAALVWYMGFIGVMSHEYWQAETVSSSSGMSAAPVVLAYMILALLLVIIVVAHPTFRMKRHDYFELTHRFCGWLVVAMFVALLLVFARETSRAQGQPLGRFLIELPAFWFLVIVVAAIIHPWLLLRKVPVRAEVLSTHAVRLHLDHTTTSFGKGIQLAKHPLRDWHGFATFPDADSEQPSFSALVSKAGDWTHDCIQQPPQHLWKRGVLIYGVAYAMRVFRRVVVVTTGSGIGPCLSFLGDEHRPALRVVWQTRAPLNTYGPRVLDLVRRMDSDPIIVDTDKTGRVDMLPMVQRLVREFDAEAVCVISNPVLTRRLVYGLEARGTPAFGPIFDS is encoded by the coding sequence ATGTCGGTCTCGGTCAAGACGATTGACATCGCCATGCCTCCAGAGGCGAAGTTCAACTCGCCCAGCCCGAGTGAGGTGACGCTCACCGATGGCAGCGATATCACCAAGCTCGAGAAGTATCGCTCCGAAGAGCTGGGATCGGTTGATCTCGAGTCTCCCTCGGACGAGAAACGGCTGGACCTCGAAGCTCAGACCGTCAAACCAAAACGGTTGGCGGCATTCAGATACACGGCCCTCAACCTCTATCGACGGCTTTTCACGCTGGTCGTCCTTGCCAATATTGCCGTCTTCGTGGCCGTCATGACGGCAGACCGCAAGCTTCTGGCCTTGGTCAATGCCACCGCCGGTAACCTGCTTGCCTGTGGCCTCGCTCGGCAGCCGCTGGTAGTCAACACCATCTTCTGGGTCGTCTGCTCCATGCCGAGATCATCGCCGATGTTCCTCCGCCGCATGGCAGCCAAGGTCTACCACTATGGCGGCGTGCACAGCGGCTGCGGCATCGCCGCCCTCGTCTGGTACATGGGCTTCATCGGCGTGATGTCGCACGAGTACTGGCAGGCCGAGAcggtcagcagcagcagcggtaTGTCAGCCGCACCGGTGGTGCTCGCGTACATGATCCTGGCCCTGCTGTTGGTGATCATCGTGGTGGCGCATCCCACGTTTCGAATGAAACGGCACGACTATTTCGAACTCACCCACCGTTTCTGCGGGTGGCTTGTGGTCGCCATGTTCGttgcgctgctgctggtctttGCACGCGAGACCAGCCGAGCCCAGGGCCAGCCACTGGGCCGGTTCTTGATCGAGCTTCCGGCCTTTTGGTTCCTGGTCATCGTCGTGGCCGCCATCATCCACccatggctgctgctccgcAAGGTCCCCGTTCGCGCAGAGGTTCTCTCCACGCATGCCGTGCGCTTGCACTTGGACCACACCACCACGTCCTTCGGGAAGGGCATCCAGCTCGCCAAGCACCCGCTGCGCGACTGGCACGGGTTCGCGACCTTTCCGGACGCAGACAGTGAGCAACCCAGCTTTTCCGCGCTGGTCTCCAAGGCCGGCGACTGGACTCACGACTGCATCCAacagccgccgcagcacCTGTGGAAGCGCGGCGTGCTGATCTATGGTGTTGCGTACGCCATGCGTGTCTTCCGgcgcgtcgtcgtcgtcactACGGGATCCGGCATTGGACCATGCCTATCGTTCCTCGGCGACGAGCACCGGCCCGCGCTGCGCGTGGTGTGGCAAACCCGGGCACCGCTCAACACCTATGGCCCGAGGGTGTTGGATCTCGTGCGCCGGATGGATTCGGACCCCATTATAGTGGACACCGACAAGACCGGGCGAGTCGATATGCTCCCCATGGTGCAGCGGCTGGTCCGCGAGTTTGACGCCGAAGCGGTGTGCGTGATCAGTAACCCCGTGCTGACGCGCCGGCTGGTCTACGGCCTGGAGGCGAGAGGAACTCCCGCCTTTGGTCCGATTTTCGATTCTTGA
- a CDS encoding uncharacterized protein (ID:PFLUO_004969-T1.cds;~source:funannotate) has product MIWNCLLVVSVLGSLPFSSAVAADLVPRQPNDTMVEPTRSHPTSQAHTPFTGTPSTTGVLTASSIGSGISSSGPAAGATNYPSDGQLHNAQPAAYVPAGGVGTNGSEPVYNAKSDFDYESLALALYQEWIELDLFQDGLNRFSDSDFAAAGLTSDDRDLIAFMAQQEAGHATMLSNILGAEAPQQCSYIYPYNNVREFVDFCQKLTRFGESGVYGFIAHLDSREAATLLTQSITTEARQQMIFRQFEGLFPMPVWFELMSCKPDAADWQNFPALSILNQPNPFTGSNGTSGNISMNGTSGRNQTTGPGVNSLRIPKKAQGISNSSCGVLASSSQLASLSFPGRQVALKWETPGKAVGPNNSYVTSTQASSPKYVVWVSQLNITYTPLRVLSSNSTLGYTSQPDLQTYQGDPAINGTMFIAITDDDPFLTPFNFSLINPHVVAGPALYQAG; this is encoded by the exons ATGATCTGGAACTGTCTCCTCGTGGTGAGCGTGTTGGGCTCGCTGCCCTTCAGCTCTGCCGTTGCCGCCGACCTCGTTCCTCGCCAGCCGAATGACACTATGGTCGAGCCAACTCGAAGCCACCCGACTTCTCAGGCGCACACGCCGTTCACTGGGACCCCATCGACCACCGGTGTCCTGACTGCGTCCTCCATTGGCTCGGGGATTTCTAGCAGCGGACCGGCTGCAGGAGCCACCAATTACCCCAGTGATGGTCAGCTTCATAACGCCCAGCCTGCTGCGTATGTGCCTGCGGGAGGAGTGGGCACGAACGGGTCGGAGCCGGTGTACAATGCGAAGAGTGACTTTGACTATGAATCACTA GCTCTCGCACTTTATCAGGAGTGGATCGAGCTCGATCTATTCCAAGACGGGCTCAACCGTTTCTCCGACTCGGACTTTGCAGCTGCGGGTCTCACCTCGGACGATCGGGACTTGATTGCATTCATGGCCCAGCAGGAAGCCGGACATGCAACAATGCTCAGCAACATCTTGGGTGCCGAAGCACCGCAGCAGTGCTCGTACATATACCCGTACAACAACGTACGGGAGTTTGTCGATTTCTGTCAGAAACTCACCCGGTTCGGCGAGTCTGGCGTGTATGGCTTTATAGCGCACCTCGACTCGCGCGAGGCCGCCACACTGCTGACGCagtccatcaccaccgaggcGCGCCAGCAGATGATCTTTCGCCAGTTCGAGGGTCTCTTCCCCATGCCGGTGTGGTTCGAG CTCATGTCCTGCAAACCAGACGCGGCTGATTGGCAGAACTTTCCAGCGTTGTCGATCCTCAACCAGCCCAATCCGTTCACTGGCAGTAACGGGACCAGCGGCAACATTAGTATGAATGGCACTTCGGGCCGTAATCAGACCACCGGGCCGGGCGTCAACTCCCTGCGGATCCCCAAAAAGGCACAGGGAATTTCCAACTCCAGCTGCGGTGTCCTCGCCAGTAGCAGCCAATTGGCGTCTCTGTCGTTCCCAGGCCGCCAGGTGGCCTTGAAATGGGAGACTCCGGGCAAGGCCGTCGGTCCGAACAACAGCTATGTCACTTCGACTCAGGCCAGCAGCCCCAAGTACGTTGTGTGGGTGTCGCAGCTCAACATCACCTACACGCCGCTGCGGGTCCTGTCCAGTAATAGCACGCTCGGATACACATCCCAGCCGGACCTTCAAACGTACCAGGGTGATCCGGCCATCAACGGGACCATGTTCATCGCCATCACGGACGATGACCCGTTCCTGACGCCGTTTAATTTCAGTCTGATTAACCCGCACGTCGTTGCAGGGCCGGCACTGTACCAAGCTGGCTAA
- a CDS encoding uncharacterized protein (ID:PFLUO_004970-T1.cds;~source:funannotate), with the protein MAPQNRKQRRAAAASTSANSEPSIPLSHPPRDSPLQNTRTKTLYDIIAERQNQLLDQDDPKKNLSPPMNLPPGMRVVTTNAAGEVVDTDADSSSSEDDDEFEPEINNSNNKSLPPLLDTILLTLPLTTLHFTLAFLAAHQYAEKTDFRALLQESLTVTFPLLTFLIHLVHGHIFTIPIPLGLRRRDATPNVSVGLVRRFIFPPSLRTIAFLPVATVLGAHLIAITNGDPYYAVMKKAPAVGTLWIWCILEMSVGGAVLGALGPLVWGVWWMGYGIV; encoded by the coding sequence atgGCACCCCAGAACCGCAAGCAGcgccgtgctgctgctgcatccaCCTCCGCCAACTCCGAGCCCTCAATCCctctttcccatcctccacgcGACAGTCCATTGCAGAACACGCGCACCAAAACACTCTACGACATCATCGCGGAGCGCCAGaaccagctcctcgaccaggaTGACCCGAAGAAAAACCTCTCTCCACCTATGAATCTACCGCCGGGAATGCGAGTAGTAACGACCAATGCAGCAGGGGAGGTTGTCGACACAGACGCAGACAGCTCGTCCTcagaagacgacgatgagttCGAACCCGAAATCAACAATAGCAACAACAAATCACTCCCGCCTCTACTCGACACTATCCTCCTCACTCTCCCATTAACAACCCTCCACTTCACCCTCGCCTTCCTAGCAGCACACCAATATGCCGAAAAAACCGACTTCCGCGCCCTCTTGCAAGAATCGCTGACCGTCACCTTCCCACTCCTCACCTTCCTAATTCATCTCGTCCACGGGCACATTTTCACCATCCCGATTCCACTAGGTCTCCGACGCCGGGACGCAACACCCAATGTCTCTGTCGGGCTAGTACGACGATTCATTTTCCCACCCTCCCTGCGCACAATTGCCTTCCTACCTGTCGCAACGGTGCTAGGTGCACACCTTATAGCCATTACGAATGGGGATCCGTACTACGCTGTTATGAAGAAGGCACCTGCGGTTGGAACTCTGTGGATCTGGTGCATTCTCGAGATGTCCGTGGGTGGGGCGGTGTTGGGTGCTTTGGGGCCTTTGGTTTGGGGGGTTTGGTGGATGGGGTATGGGATTGTGTGA
- a CDS encoding uncharacterized protein (ID:PFLUO_004974-T1.cds;~source:funannotate), which translates to MDRRWWTRAWVLQESVLGRRLEFACGKKCAQGEDILGGFGATETFRDKLYSILSDNHNIDLDVHSGNVIDSMRRMREARLKGTVYSMQTCHIRSISALATDPRDYVYAKLGLASDGHFVQPDYTKEVQETYRDFVMGHIEATHSLDIIYFDARPRQTPMLPSWVPDWNASYGANHLIQETTTVSISAGVSQLRRKLLEDTPQDSVANFDIQSNNSSRLIVSCCFFDPVDSVGAAGEVGWEGVEAVRPMAQSGSSHAAYGDESATFDALWRTLVANKGFGVREVALITGSILAAITESNEISQARSGHRFKNYYENVKNFKVASKTVDEWMSWARKYLPSPPFTVTEQIEAETSFVEVCYFRRLLTTSRGYIGIAPCEMEPGDQVCIVKGSTLSLILRRVARGGAENSDHNDYSSSDWSLVGAAYVHGIMDSEVERRDFVAVGIV; encoded by the coding sequence ATGgatcggcggtggtggacACGTGCTTGGGTTCTCCAAGAAAGTGTCTTGGGCCGGCGGTTGGAATTTGCCTGTGGTAAGAAGTGTGCCCAGGGCGAGGATATCTtgggcggcttcggcgcTACCGAAACTTTCCGGGACAAACTATACAGCATCCTTTCGGACAACCACAATATCGATCTGGATGTCCACAGCGGTAACGTGATTGATAGCATGAGACGCATGAGAGAGGCTCGATTGAAAGGGACCGTGTACAGCATGCAAACATGTCATATCCGTTCCATCAGTGCTCTAGCAACGGATCCTCGAGATTATGTTTACGCAAAGCTTGGCTTGGCATCAGACGGCCATTTCGTGCAACCAGACTATACAAAAGAGGTCCAAGAAACCTACAGAGACTTCGTTATGGGACATATCGAGGCAACTCATTCTCTGGACATAATTTACTTTGATGCGCGTCCTAGGCAGACGCCAATGCTGCCAAGCTGGGTTCCAGACTGGAATGCATCGTATGGCGCAAATCATCTGATCCAAGAGACTACTACAGTTTCAATATCGGCCGGAGTATCGCAACTGCGCCGAAAGCTGCTCGAGGATACGCCCCAAGACAGTGTTGCCAACTTCGATATTCAGAGCAACAATTCGAGCCGATTGATTGTTAGCTGTTGTTTTTTTGACCCTGTCGACAGCGTGGGCGCTGCAGGAGAAGTAGGTTGGGAAGGGGTTGAAGCAGTGCGTCCGATGGCACAGTCTGGGTCGTCTCACGCTGCATACGGAGATGAAAGTGCTACTTTCGATGCCCTCTGGCGCACCTTAGTGGCAAACAAAGGGTTTGGAGTACGGGAGGTTGCACTGATAACGGGCAGCATTCTTGCAGCTATCACAGAAAGCAACGAGATTTCGCAAGCTAGAAGCGGTCATCGCTTCAAGAACTACTACGAGAACGTCAAAAACTTCAAAGTAGCCAGCAAGACCGTTGATGAGTGGATGTCTTGGGCAAGAAAATACCTACCCTCTCCGCCATTTACAGTTACTGAGCAAATCGAGGCGGAAACCTCGTTTGTGGAAGTCTGCTACTTCCGTCGTCTTCTGACAACATCGCGCGGTTACATTGGGATAGCTCCCTGCGAAATGGAGCCTGGGGACCAGGTCTGTATCGTGAAGGGAAGCACCCTTTCTCTTATCTTGAGACGAGTTGCGAGAGGTGGTGCAGAGAACTCTGACCATAATGATTATTCATCAAGCGATTGGTCCCTTGTTGGGGCGGCATATGTCCATGGCATCATGGATAGTGAAGTCGAGAGGAGAGACTTCGTGGCTGTAGGCATAGTCTGA